One window of Anas platyrhynchos isolate ZD024472 breed Pekin duck chromosome 11, IASCAAS_PekinDuck_T2T, whole genome shotgun sequence genomic DNA carries:
- the TM2D3 gene encoding TM2 domain-containing protein 3 isoform X1, which yields MAALAVRALRRLGGLALLVAQLYGLAGRAGSLMTTKHSQPQSTFAKSLTSTSTNIPNFKTTESTEIPSYVSNCPSNGLCSRLPPDCMTCNTNYSCVYGKPATFDCKVKPHVHCVDQNNHEQENFTINMTCQFCWQLATTDYVCTNSTNCMTVSCPRQRYNATCTVLDHIHCLGNRVFPKMLYCNWTGGYKWSTALALSITLGGFGADRFYLGQWREGLGKLFSFGGLGIWTLIDVLLIGVGYVGPADGSLYI from the exons ATGGCGGCGCTGGCGGTGCGCGCCCTGCGGCGGCTCGGCGGCCTGGCGCTCCTGGTGGCGCAGCTCTACGGCCTCGCCGGCCGCG caggaTCTTTGATGACCACGAAGCATTCACAGCCCCAATCAACATTTGCAAAGAGTCTTACTTCAACAAGTACAAATATTCCCAATTTTAAGACGACAG AAAGTACAGAAATTCCATCTTATGTGAGTAATTGTCCTAGTAACGGACTTTGCAGTAGATTGCCACCAGACTGTATGACGTGTAACACAAACTATTCTTGTGTGTATGGGAAGCCAGCCACTTTTGATTGCAAAGTCAAGCCACATGTTCATTGTGTT GATCAGAATAACCACGAGCAGGAGAACTTTACAATTAACATGACGTGCCAGTTTTGCTGGCAGCTTGCAACAACAGATTATGTATGTACCAATTCTACAAACTGCATGACGGTTTCTTGTCCACGACAGCGATACAATGCCACTTGTACGGTGCTGGATCACATTCATTGCTTAG GTAATCGAGTCTTTCCAAAGATGCTCTATTGCAATTGGACTGGAGGTTATAAGTGGTCTACTGCCTTGGCACTAAG CATCACCCTTGGTGGATTTGGAGCCGATCGTTTCTATTTGGGCCAGTGGCGGGAAGGTCTGGGAAAACTCTTCAGCTTTGGTGGACTCGGAATATGGACACTCATTGATGTGCTACTCATTGGTGTGGGCTATGTGGGACCTGCAGATGGTTCtctttacatttaa
- the TM2D3 gene encoding TM2 domain-containing protein 3 isoform X2, protein MAALAVRALRRLGGLALLVAQLYGLAGRGSLMTTKHSQPQSTFAKSLTSTSTNIPNFKTTESTEIPSYVSNCPSNGLCSRLPPDCMTCNTNYSCVYGKPATFDCKVKPHVHCVDQNNHEQENFTINMTCQFCWQLATTDYVCTNSTNCMTVSCPRQRYNATCTVLDHIHCLGNRVFPKMLYCNWTGGYKWSTALALSITLGGFGADRFYLGQWREGLGKLFSFGGLGIWTLIDVLLIGVGYVGPADGSLYI, encoded by the exons ATGGCGGCGCTGGCGGTGCGCGCCCTGCGGCGGCTCGGCGGCCTGGCGCTCCTGGTGGCGCAGCTCTACGGCCTCGCCGGCCGCG gaTCTTTGATGACCACGAAGCATTCACAGCCCCAATCAACATTTGCAAAGAGTCTTACTTCAACAAGTACAAATATTCCCAATTTTAAGACGACAG AAAGTACAGAAATTCCATCTTATGTGAGTAATTGTCCTAGTAACGGACTTTGCAGTAGATTGCCACCAGACTGTATGACGTGTAACACAAACTATTCTTGTGTGTATGGGAAGCCAGCCACTTTTGATTGCAAAGTCAAGCCACATGTTCATTGTGTT GATCAGAATAACCACGAGCAGGAGAACTTTACAATTAACATGACGTGCCAGTTTTGCTGGCAGCTTGCAACAACAGATTATGTATGTACCAATTCTACAAACTGCATGACGGTTTCTTGTCCACGACAGCGATACAATGCCACTTGTACGGTGCTGGATCACATTCATTGCTTAG GTAATCGAGTCTTTCCAAAGATGCTCTATTGCAATTGGACTGGAGGTTATAAGTGGTCTACTGCCTTGGCACTAAG CATCACCCTTGGTGGATTTGGAGCCGATCGTTTCTATTTGGGCCAGTGGCGGGAAGGTCTGGGAAAACTCTTCAGCTTTGGTGGACTCGGAATATGGACACTCATTGATGTGCTACTCATTGGTGTGGGCTATGTGGGACCTGCAGATGGTTCtctttacatttaa
- the TARS3 gene encoding threonine--tRNA ligase 2, cytoplasmic, with amino-acid sequence MAAAEAAARRLWRQEQELRWLAAEVGRLKETGAPRSAAGCSPEVERLRAENEKLRYRLLHLRRSLAAELARAAPAEPPAGGEKVSSGSPPVALSQNKEEEKKKNEVSGCRSDHEPSFIEDRLKLYEALKKEHDALLAYRAANQSKPIKIILTDGKTVEGESWKTTPYQLAVGISQGLASNAVIAKVNGELWDLDRPLEGDCTLELLMFDNEEAQAVYWHSSAHILGEAMEGYYGGCLCYGPPIENGFYYDMYIEDRGVSSTEFPALENRCKNIIKEKQAFERLEVKKEILLDMFKYNKFKCRILNEKVNTPTTTVYRCGPLIDLCRGPHVRHTGKIKALKIFKNSSTYWEGKADMETLQRIYGISFPDNKMMKEWEKFQEEAKNRDHRKIGKDQELFFFHDLSPGSCFFLPRGAFLYNTLTDFIREEYRRRNFTEVVSPNIFNSKLWEASGHWQHYSENMFSFEIEKETFALKPMNCPGHCLMFAHRPRSWREMPLRLADFGVLHRNELSGTLSGLTRVRRFQQDDAHIFCTIEQIEEEIKGCLDFLKSVYAVFGFTFQLHLSTRPEKYLGDLEIWDHAEKQLQNSLNNFAAPWSLNPGDGAFYGPKIDIKIKDAIGRYHQCATIQLDFQLPIRFNLTYVGKDGDDKKRPVIIHRAILGSVERMIAILAENYGGKWPFWLSPRQVMVVPVGPTSEEYAQQVCSEFFEAGFMSDVDLDQSCTLNKKIRNAQLAQYNFILVVGEKEKANNAVNVRTRDNKVHGEISVSSAIEKLKKFKNSHIPNAEEEF; translated from the exons atggcggcggccgaggcggcggcgcggcggctGTGgcggcaggagcaggagctgcgcTGGCTGGCGGCGGAGGTCGGCCGCTTGAAGGAGACGGGGGCGCCGCGCTCGGCCGCCGGCTGCAGCCCCGAGGTGGAGCGGCTGAGGGCCGAGAACGAGAAGCTGCGGTACCGACTCCTCCACCTGCGCCGCAGCCTGGCGGCCGAGCTGGCCAGGGCAGCGCCGGCGGAGCCCCCGGCTGGCGGCGAG AAAGTCTCCAGTGGAAGTCCGCCTGTTGCTCTGAGTCAAaataaagaggaagagaagaagaaaaatgaagtcagtGGATGCAGGAGTGAT CATGAGCCAAGCTTCATAGAAGACAGACTGAAGCTTTATGAAGCACTGAAGAAAGAACATGATGCTCTGCTAGCTTACAGAGCAGCCAACCAGAGCAAACccatcaaaattattttgacaGATGGAAAGACGGTGGAAGGGGAATCATGGAAAACCACACCATACCAATTAGCTGTAGGAATCAG TCAAGGGTTGGCTTCAAATGCAGTCATAGCCAAAGTGAATGGTGAACTGTGGGACCTGGATCGTCCACTGGAGGGAGACTGTACTCTGGAGCTGCTGATGTTTGATAATGAAGAAGCACAAGCT GTTTATTGGCATTCAAGCGCTCATATTCTTGGAGAGGCCATGGAAGGTTATTACGGGGGCTGCTTGTGCTATGGACCACCAATCGAGAATGGATTTTACTATGACATGTACATTGAAGATAG AGGTGTATCCAGTACTGAATTCCCAGCACTAGAGAACCGCTGTAAAAACATCATAAAAGAGAAACAGGCTTTTGAAAGGCTGGAAGTCAAAAAGGAGATCCTATTAGACATGTTTAAG TATAACAAGTTTAAGTGTCGTATACTTAATGAGAAGGTGAACACACCAACTACCACAGTATACag ATGTGGTCCACTGATCGATCTCTGCAGGGGTCCACATGTGAGACACACTGGAAAAATTAAGGcccttaaaatatttaag AATTCCTCTACGTATTGGGAAGGAAAAGCTGACATGGAAACTCTGCAGAGAATTTATGGAATATCCTTCCCTGATAATAAAATGATGAAGGAATGGGAAAAATTCCAAGAAGAAGCTAAAAACCGGGATCATAGGAAAATTGGAAAG GACCAAGAACTCTTCTTCTTTCATGACTTGAGTCCTGGAAGctgctttttcctccccaggggtgcctttctTTATAACACACTCACAGATTTCATACGA GAGGAATATCGTAGGCGTAATTTTACTGAAGTTGTATCTCCAAATATCTTCAACAGTAAACTCTGGGAAGCTTCTGGGCACTGGCAGCACTATAGTGAAAATATGTTCTCTTTTGAGATAGAGAAGGAAACTTTTGCCCTTAAACCGATGAACTGCCCAGGACATTG CTTGATGTTTGCCCATCGCCCACGGTCATGGAGGGAAATGCCTCTTAGACTTGCAGATTTTGGAGTTCTTCATCGAAATGAACTCTCTGGGACTTTAAGTGGCTTGACTCGTGTAAGGCGCTTCCAACAAGATGATGCTCACATCTTTTGCACAATAGAgcag ATTGAAGAGGAAATTAAGGGCTGTCTAGATTTCCTGAAGTCAGTTTATGCTGTCTTTGGCTTTACCTTTCAACTGCATCTTTCAACAAGACCAGAAAAATACCTAGGAGATTTAGAGATTTGGGATCATGCTGAAAAG CAACTTCAAAACAGCTTGAATAACTTTGCAGCACCGTGGTCGTTGAATCCAGGAGACGGAGCATTTTATGGTCCTAAG ATtgatattaaaattaaagatgCTATTGGCAGATACCATCAATGCGCTACTATCCAGCTTGACTTCCAACTACCCATTCGATTTAATCTTACTTATGTTGG TAAAGATGGCGACGATAAGAAAAGACCAGTGATCATTCACAGAGCTATTCTGGGATCTGTGGAGAGGATGATAGCTATTCTAGCAGAAAACTATGGAGGGAAATG GCCGTTCTGGCTGTCTCCACGGCAGGTCATGGTTGTGCCTGTGGGACCTACTTCTGAGGAGTATGCACAGCAG gtgtGCAGTGAGTTTTTTGAAGCAGGATTTATGTCAGATGTGGATCTAGATCAGAGCTGCACGTTAAACaagaaaattagaaatgcaCAGCTGGCTCAATACAACTTTATCTTAG tggttggagaaaaggagaaagcaaaTAATGCCGTCAATGTGAGAACAAGAGACAACAAGGTTCATGGAGAAATTTCAGTATCTTCTGCTATTGAAAAACTCAAGAAATTCAAGAATTCACATATTCCAAATGCAGAAGAAGAATTCTAA